The genomic region ACGTTGCGACGCCGGTTAACTTTTAAGTTTTGGGAGATCAAGCACAAAAGATTTAACACATATTTTATCGTTGTTAAAACTAGCGACACACGaagaaaaagaattagaattgacttgaaaacgATTCTCCGATTGAAAAAGTGCGATGGCGCCCCGGAAGATTGTGAAACATGCTGTTTCGGAGGTTGCAGACAAGGTCGCAGAAGCCGGTGATATATCACTaacgaaaaagaagaaaaccgcTACAAAGTCAGCGAACAAAAGTGATGAGGAAAAACCCATCCGATTACCAAGAGCTGCGAAATCAGCAAAAGTTGAACAAATTGAGACCGTCAACGCAGCGAAAACTGTGAAACCGGCGAGTAAAACGACGACCGCCAAAAGTACTTCGACAAATAAAAAACATAaacaagctgaagaaaatacTGTAACGGAATTAGGTGTGCATGATTTtcatgatttttatttttacgtttttattattttgtacttatattattatatcatattcatAGCTAAAACGAAAAGCGGTAAAGCGGAAAATGCAGATCATCCAGAAATAGTAGCTGTAAAAAGGAAAAAACAGGCGAATACAGAGGCAGCAGCAAAAGTAAAGTTAAGCAAGAAAAAAGCTCAGGTTGATGACATAGAGCAAGGTAAACTTATAcatatatgataaaaatgaagaTGATGTTATCAATatgattaaaaaattatattaatattttagaaGAAAACATGGTTGCAAAAAGAACAATTGTGTCATCTAGAGATACTCCAATGAAACAAAGATTGCGTCCAAATAGTATCAAAAATAAGGAAAACTCAACAATCCGAAAAAAACCTACTAGAACTCGTGGCAAAACTGCAAAACGTAATGTTGACGATGAATTGACAGAAGTTACTCAAAAAGCACAGGAGAAAATAACTATGGAGACAGTGATAATGACGAAAAAaggaagaggaagaaagagGGCTGCGACAAAAGAAGAAAATGGAGATACAGAGGGGAAAAAGAcatcaaattcaacagaaatgaTAGTTAGTAACAACAATGTACAGAAATCACTGGATGAAAGTGACAAGAAAGATGATTCTGAAAAACAAGACACAAATATAGAGAAACAAGAGTACGAAGCTACAGTTAGTGATGAAATTGATGAAGATAATGTACAAAGTGCATTaatcaaagaagaagaagaagaagaagaagaagaagattaaTGCTCAACATTAATTTTTTACTTGAAATGtttcttaatataatatattatcaatattttaatatattttgtacAAACAAAAAATAACGAGTATTTTCACTCTGAGAGAAACTCTTAGAAAAACGTACATTATAAGAAGTCAACAATATATTTCAGTTGCATATTGTttcataaaaatgttatttgtaTTCTTCATAATGTTTTTtacataatataaattttttaatcaatttttgcATCGTTTTAATAAAACTGTTGTGTCATGAATAATCAAGATTATTTGTCTTAAATGGCCAATGGTGTCTATTGGTGTCACGGATTCTCCTCGTAATCTGCTCCAAGTGGCAAAGAGAAGACAATGGGATTGGACAATTCCAATGGATTGCCAATGGAATCCATGGCATTAGTATTACGTTTTCGTGATACTCTGCCATAACGCAAGATATAAGCGTGACGTACGCACAAATCTAGCCAATCAAAAGTTCCATATTGCAATCGGAGATAAATGCAATTAAAAATAGGAATACATACCTATTTATAACAaagttttttaatgtaaataaaattgatattaaGTTTTAGATATGACATGATAATTGGGAAAATAAAGTACCTATGAAAGAATGTTTTACTGTGATATCTTAACTTTTTAAacgaatttcaaataattacacaaatataaatatagaagtTAGGTATCAAGTAAACTATTTACTTAATGCTTAGTAGAAAtgtatttaattcaattataataaactacatattaaaaaaaatagaaaattaactCTAATGCGCAAACATTTAATATAATGATGCATAGCAAAATAGTAATACTTATTAAAGTTCTTATTTAACtgacaaatatataataatatgtttaaaataaaattcacatgtcattaaaataattttgtttctcAGGAaaaattacatcaatattattCAATGTATTAGAACATTGAGCAATATCTAAACGTTTGTCCACCTTTTCATCACTAGACTGTGAATTAATATTGTATGTATTGTTTTTTAACACATTTTCATCAGTTACAGGATCTTGAAGATTATCATTAAATGAATTGTTCAACGTATCACTTAATTCTGTACTTGTACAATGGTTTGAACATTCTAGTAACTTCTTCCTGTCAATAGTAGGTTCAATTTCTGTATTATCTTCTATGCTTATGTTatgaaattttttaatattatgctTAGTTTGATTATGTTTCCGTTCCAAAGTAAtgtcatttatattatttattgcaaaattatctattttttcCAAAGGAGTATTGAACACTGACAATTTTTTCCAATCAacatttattttcttattattaatagttGCCGTCCctgtaaataataaaaaatattttttagcaATAAACATCTTTCCTTAGTCAATGAAAAACATTACCAGAGACTTACTAGAAGTTTCAGCTTGTACTCTAAACGTTTTCTTTAATACTTTTTCAACTAAGAAACCtgctataaatataaataataaaactgaaTAAAACAATAACTCTAATAAAGAATATgattgaaattataaatatatgaataatatttacCAACTACACCAACTGCAGTACCTCCAAGCAAATATGCCATCTTATTGTCTTTTTTCGAATCCATATTTTAATACTGATaactttaagcaataatatagacaataaaaatagtttataaCACACAATATAATAAACTATATAGGTTTAAGTGTATCTAGAATAGTAATGTTTAATATAACATAAGCATTTATATTAAATGCTCTAAGGATATTTCAAGGTGAAACTACAATGTAAACATTACTCCTTTGTCcttaaaatacaattttctatgTATAATTCAGACCCACAAACAACACAGCGATTTCATTATATTCTTAGTTTTGTTAGGATCCAAATTTCAACTAACCGTTTTGGAATTGTTTCATATAGTTTTTTAATCCTTTTTTCCGATAAATTGTTGACTCTTCTATAATTGGTGACTGTAATTCTCTAAAACTCTAGGTACGAGTATTTTTTTGTAGGTAATTACTAAATAAAAGACTTAGTTTTTCTAAGAGAATATAAATGCTAGTTTCAGCTTTGTTTTTCggatttttaaaattaaaaatcgtgTAAAATTGCTTCCGAAACCTCTTCTCGTAGATTTTGAACATTGATTGCTGATCATCACAGATGACAAGAACTGGAAtgtttgaattaaaaaatttttatttattcatgaacTAGAAactattatttaaaatgtagCAAACAGGTTTTACAAATATTTGAGATTGTGTGTGATCGAGAATCTTACGAAGCAATAGTACAAGTCGAATATCGCGCCAAGTGTTTCAAATAGCGCGCCAGGCAGACGAATGCGCGAATAGAGTGAAATTGGAAGCATGGTAAAGTAGGACATCGGGTGTAGCTTGTTTCGCTTGTGGTTGTACAGATGTCGTGCTTTCTTACTCGCTCGTCACTTCCTCTCTTTGTCTAAAACTGTGAGGGCAGCACTGTTTAGTTGCGAAGCGTCAACCAATCAGAATAAGACAGTTTCTTTACCTACCCTCTTTGACCTGAACCCGTTGCTCCCGCATTACCGTACAACTTAACGGCGAAACCTTTGGAAGATGGCGCCTCGATTAATACCCATGTCTTCGAAATGACGTAGCGCTATCTATAGGGTTCTAGTAAGCTAGAACGTTTTCCGTTGTGGATCAAGGAAGCAGTGAGAAACAACGGCGGAAGTGGGGATCGTGCGCCATTTTCTATTTTTGCATAGCAGTGAACTAGTGTTGTGTGTGTACATTTTGTGTGATAGAAATCGATGAATTGCTAATAATTCGACAGAAGACATTTTCGGATAAATGAAATGATTTTCGGGAACACGTGCCTCGAATCTCGCGGAATCAACTCATTTCACGTTCGTCTTCTGTGTTATCGTGCGTAAGCCCGTACAGCCCGTAGCACGTAAACACTTTTTCCTCATTTCTCTTTTCAACGAGCGAGAGTGGCCCGATCTGTCGATATTCGAACTCTTacagggggggaggggggacatAATATCGGCGAGCACGGCAATCAAGTTCGCCCGATATCGAACTTTAATATTCTTTCCTTGCGCTTAAAGAGAAAACTCACGACATAGAAGGGAAAACCAATCTGTGATACTAAACAGTACTAAGGTATATAGCTAGGTATAAACGCGACAATTAGATATACGTATGTATGGCGTATGAGACGTAGATAGATCACATAAAGGATCTAGACAAGCGTTAAGTCTGTATAGTGCAAGCTGTGAATTTTACCTTGCTCGAGGGATAAACCTGGTTAAGAGCAGAAGAATGTCTCAGGAGTCTGTGACAAATGACAAGCAACTGCCAACACCGAAAGATGAAGGTATGAGCCTCCTTAGTTTACTTTCAGTTTCTCTTGATTCTACTTACAATATCGTTTCCTACACGAATTCATTTGATATCTCTACGTTTAAAGTTTGATTTCGATCCGACTGTTTTATACATCGAATAAcctctttggtttgttttcctTACATATTTGTCCTAATTTGTAATGTTGcctatattattacaaatattgTTTCCCTTTATATGACGAGTATCGTGTAGAATATAGACGTTCGAAGGTTCTTTTCTATTAAAACTTGGGGCTTATGGCaaaatattcaatttatgtACAACCATCCAACTTATGTACACCTAAACATGTCAATAGTTGTGTCCAATAAGCCTCTGTATGTTTCTATTGTATATTCTAAGCATGTATATAACATCAcaatttatacattatttttattcatttaagtgtacataaaatatttgtttatctaagttgtattattaatatattcatattattcaaTTGTATTAATATGTTTTATACCTTTAAAATATGATTTATAATCTacaaacaaatatttaattcaaaggccttattattattgttattgttggtAATTTGTTCGCTGTGTTATCatttttattgttgttattgcacgatatatatatatttatatatatttatatatatatatacatacgcaTAGAAGAATGTTCGCTACCTGGATATTCACAACATTTCTAATTTATAAATTGGATGTGGTTATCTGAATGATTGAAGGTCAAAGATCATAAAATTTGTTTGCAGTTTATTCTTCCCAAGGCTCTGAGCTACATATGTATCAGAAATTATGACTACATTAACAAATGGttacatgaaataatattgcTGTTTGAATTTAagtttgtaatttttatatagttatattattggcTATTTGTTGTGTTCGAACTTATTCCGAAggttgtttaaacaattgcaatGAGAATCGATATTAAAATAAACGATTCAtttacagaaataaataaacacTGTTCATCTGATTGTTTAAcgtttgtgtttcgcattgaactgTACCTTTTCCCGGAAATCAGTTACCAATTCCGTTTAAACGTTCCCCAAAACAGAACCAATGGAACTGAAAGTTGACAATAACGTTCTCGGGGACGTTCTTGATTGGATCGCGGTCAAACTCTTGCCACCTAAAAACCATTGGCATTTGGTTCAGTTTGTATCGTGCTAGTCGACGTGTAGTATCAAAATTAAGAATTTCGTTTCTTAGCCGCCCGTTTACACGGACTTAAACAGAATATAGACGAAAGTTCGCGTTCGAAAAGGAACGAAACGGGAAGTCGTTGATAGTGCACAAGTACAAAAACAATCATTAAATTAGTTCGCGATATATTTTTATACGGATATCGTGATTTTTTTTCAGTACACGTTAACTGAAAGTTAATCGTTAGATTGTGGACGTTCGTGGCAGATTGATCTTTTTGTAGTCCATTTTACAAAGAACATTGTTTCCGGAAATAAAAATTCGATCGAGTTCAAACTACGGGATTCAGTTCTATCGAATCATTATCGAATTTTAACTTGTACTTTATTCGGCGTGTTTATTTATCTTCGATCCTTTTAAATTCACCAGTGCGACAATTAATTCCCGGCAAGTGAAATAATCACGAGGGAACAGAGTATTTCCTTCTCGGAAACATTATACacttcaatatatatatatatatgcgcaTACGAATATATACTTTATTTCGCTCGGTTCGTCGATCGTATATTGTATTATAGCCGGTTCAAACGATAATTCTTTGTCCTTTTCGTCCTTGGCGCGCGATAAATATTTGTTTGACTGTTTGGAGCGGTTCGAAGAACGACCTGAACGTTTACCGCGAAAACCGCGAAGTAAAATCGTGCAAGCGAAAACTTGAAAGTAAAATGAAACTAGAGTCACGTGGCGTTCTTATTTCGAATTGGTATCGGCGATCACGAAAACGTCCGCTGGTTGGACCGACCGGATCACCGTTTCTAGATGCGACTCTGGTTACGCAGACTAGAGCTTGCCGATGGTTTCGCAAAAATAAATCTGTCAGCGTTGTTAAACGAGGGACTTTTAGTGAGTACCGATCTCCTTTTAGGGATTACTCGTACGGTCGCACATactttgaaaaaaatgaacattttcctCTCTGTCGCATGTGTGCGAACAATATTctgttttcaattttcaatgtaAGATTTCGTATTTATAATACTCAGCGATTTCGATGCTGTTTATCGAAGCTTTTATTTGATCGGTAATAAAGGGTCGTTCGATTTCGCGATTTTTATCAATTACATTTAAAAGATCTATCTGTTTTGATATCTGTAGTCTAAAGAGAAACGCTAATAGACTGCAAATAACACGGAAATTTTATGATTAATAAATATCCGAATTTTTTCTTAACATTCAGGAGATGAAGCAATTATATCAATGTCGGTGGCTGGGGAGGTAACCGACACTTCGATTATGGAAGTGGGCCGTTCAAGACCTCAATTTCAGTATTCCCGGGTACGCTATACGtcttgtatttatatttttataatacacAATAATGTTGTCGGCTATGTGTTGCCCTGATATGTTTTCCTTACTGCTTATAGGAGGAGTTAATGGTGATAAAGACATTGCCACTGTCAAAAAGGAGACCTGATTTCTTAGATATTTCATATAACAAGTGTGTATACTGTAGTATAGCCTATTCGTAATTATGTTACGATTTtctttataataattttgtttttcGTAAAACTAATTATTAAGTTCGCGCGGTGTATGGGACCCTGAACGTTGGCATTCGGGTAGAAAGCGGAGCGATACACCTCCGAAAGATGAGAGAGCTGGACGCGGCGATCAGGTGgctgaaaaccatgcgaaacgtcgTAACGGAGATCCTCGTGAACGAATCCGTAAGGAGCAGGATGGCATTGTTCTAAGTCCTCAGCGTAGGAGTTTCAATTCCGGTTGCTTTGTTAATGTGATATGTAATCAATCTTCCAACCGACGTCCTGAAAGTCCAATAGGGAAGACAGAGGTATCGCTAAAACTATTTCTCGTAGAATATTTAAGCGCTTGCTGCGAAGTTACTACCGTTGCGATTGCTCTCAGGTCAGTCATAGGGAACCTGTTCGACGAATTGGAAGCGGTAGGATCTTGGCTCGCGACATTTGGAACTTTCGACCGGAGAACGAAAAGCTCGAGCCCGAACGAACGGATTTTACTTTTCGATCTGGGGCGACCGGGGGTACGACTATTCGTGACCGCGAACATAGAGACACTCGTGATGGAAAGGATAGAGAGACTGTGAGGGAAAGGGATCGAGAACGTGATAATTTGCGCGAGCGAGACGAAAGGAACGAGCGCTATGAGCGAAGATCTTTCGGCCGCGACTATGGGGATAGGGAAAGAGAACGTGATCGGGATAGGGGTGCCGAGCGGAATGATCGAAATCATCAACCGGATCGGGAGAAAGATCGAGGACGAGAACGACGATTCAGCAACGACCGTAGACGAACTTACAGCGAAAATCGCAACGATGCGGACGAGCCAGAATGGTTCAGTTCTGGGCCGACTTCTCAACACGATACGATAGAGCTGAGAGGTTTCGAAGATATTCCTGAAGAGAAGGCACTAAGCAACAGCGGCAGCGCGAAGAACAAAAAGCAGGCTCCGTTGCAAAAGAAACGCGGGAAAAAGAGTTCGGTGGAAAAGGATGAAAAGCAGATCGAAAATTCGGCAGGTCCTAAAGGGCGTAGCACACCGACCACGATGGATCAACCTATGAACGTCGTGGCTGCACCGCATTCACCCATTTCGGAACAGAACGAATCGTCTTCGCTCATTCAGAAAACGAATCATGAGTCGAATGAAAGCGTCATCACCGAGCCAAGTTGTGAAATAACCGATAACTCGAGTATCACCAACCGAAATCAAGAAGACGCCCATCCCGACTTCAATCTCGATGACTTCCTGAAGTCCGATACGTTCCCCGGTGTTCCTGGACTCTTAACTGTAAGTTATATGAAGATATTACGTGATGTATTTCTTATTTACAGAAATACTAATATCTTTTATCTCTCGTTTATAGAACGGAGTTGGTACGAATGGAGGAACTTGTTCACGATTCAGTCAGTGGTTCAAGAGGGAAAGTCCAGTACAACAAGTCGACAGTCGCAGAACTTCTATACAAGACGATATACTAAACAATCTTCTGAATGATATTACGGAGCCAAATATTCAAATCCCATCGGTAACTGAATCTAACACGTACTTTGCTCCCATTTCACCTGCCAATACAACTACGAATACCGTCACATCTACCACCGGAGTGAAATTGTTGGAAATGCTACAACGTGGAAATAAACCAAGTCAGAACGGCCAAGGAGATGCGACTAGTAGTATTGCACCGTTAATGAAGAATACAACTATTAAAGATATGGGTGAGGATCCATTGAATTTTCATTAGTTCGGTAGACTAATGGAATGGTAAATGATGTCGAACGTTCTTATAGAAGTTGGTGGAAAAGTTGTGCATAGTCTGGAGGATTTGGAAGCACGTATGCGAGGTGGTGCTCCTCCGCCTACATCTGCAATCGATCAACCTCGTGTAAATAAGACTGAAGATCTCTCTGCTTTTAAGAAACTGGTAATCCTTTGATTATGATACTGTGACTAACTATGTATAATTAGAATACGCATATAATCTTTTTTCTGTTCATATGCAATGTAGCTTGCTCAAGTTACTGGAGGACAAGCTATACCAGCGGCAAATGGTCCTATTTCTCAAAAGCAACCGGTAACATTAATGCAAGTAAGATAATCGCGTTTTCTCCATTATGTGGTATATAGTTACACGGTATTTTATTCGACGTTAAACAATATTTTGTTTTTTACAGTTACTTAATTCGCAACTAAAAACCCAACCTATTGCCTCTCAGCAGTCAGTCCCAGAACCAGTTCACTCAACTTTTAATCATGTTGGTTCTCTCGGACCAACTCAGCATCCGCATCAGGCACAAATGCAACACGAGAACCTGATGAAAGTGTTACAAATTCAGCAGGTTGGTATCACGATAGTTTATGAAAGCTCGAACACAATTTCTTATTACTTCTATTTTCATAATTTCTATTCTTATAatagcaacaaaaacaacagcagcagcagcaacatcaacaacagcaacatcaacagcaacagcagcaacaacattCTGACATGCTGTCGATAATGATGGGAGGTCAACGAATATTGGGTGTTAGCCCTGTGCCACCGGAAATGCAGATGATGCTCAACAATGTTCCAACGAGTCAGGAACTGTTACAAAGGCCTGAAGCTCAAGCCATTATTCAAGGTCTTCAACAAGGTGAAATAACTAGG from Megalopta genalis isolate 19385.01 chromosome 3, iyMegGena1_principal, whole genome shotgun sequence harbors:
- the LOC117222033 gene encoding uncharacterized protein LOC117222033 isoform X3, with protein sequence MKLESRGVLISNWYRRSRKRPLVGPTGSPFLDATLVTQTRACRWFRKNKSVSVVKRGTFRDEAIISMSVAGEVTDTSIMEVGRSRPQFQYSREELMVIKTLPLSKRRPDFLDISYNNSRGVWDPERWHSGRKRSDTPPKDERAGRGDQVAENHAKRRNGDPRERIRKEQDGIVLSPQRRSFNSGCFVNVICNQSSNRRPESPIGKTEVSHREPVRRIGSGRILARDIWNFRPENEKLEPERTDFTFRSGATGGTTIRDREHRDTRDGKDRETVRERDRERDNLRERDERNERYERRSFGRDYGDRERERDRDRGAERNDRNHQPDREKDRGRERRFSNDRRRTYSENRNDADEPEWFSSGPTSQHDTIELRGFEDIPEEKALSNSGSAKNKKQAPLQKKRGKKSSVEKDEKQIENSAGPKGRSTPTTMDQPMNVVAAPHSPISEQNESSSLIQKTNHESNESVITEPSCEITDNSSITNRNQEDAHPDFNLDDFLKSDTFPGVPGLLTNGVGTNGGTCSRFSQWFKRESPVQQVDSRRTSIQDDILNNLLNDITEPNIQIPSVTESNTYFAPISPANTTTNTVTSTTGVKLLEMLQRGNKPSQNGQGDATSSIAPLMKNTTIKDMEVGGKVVHSLEDLEARMRGGAPPPTSAIDQPRVNKTEDLSAFKKLLAQVTGGQAIPAANGPISQKQPVTLMQLLNSQLKTQPIASQQSVPEPVHSTFNHVGSLGPTQHPHQAQMQHENLMKVLQIQQQQKQQQQQQHQQQQHQQQQQQQHSDMLSIMMGGQRILGVSPVPPEMQMMLNNVPTSQELLQRPEAQAIIQGLQQGEITRQHLIQQLQNPAMQHRHREVLVNILKMYGGTTPRTVSPHPTAPTPQDHILQQMLYQQQQQRIPSPMNNVMQHRVPSPREIAMHAQTIMQNTLIKKKLEEQRENYRKRQDQQQQHQQHQQQQQQQQQAQQRTSSPVNSSAKQTMSPTPLAFTPTSVLRKMTADKEPEGNSNDPSKLASQSQASQMQHMQSAVQLLTQISRHNALRPQSVQSTWSNSSIKQHSGRPIVKGGGNAGTQFQYSGNSDFQQQQQQQQHRTVSGVYGNPVRSKHTMTTNMPHHNVPQYNIAQNSMINQRSNTMNNQMKVQQAQSHLSNMQHQPQQQPQRSLNSQMQTVLNQNYNSNRADGRVMRSQQISMPVGRQTSPGLGYVGTNGGDLSPTSNQLARWFSPELLAQARAGKLPELVQTNVLSLEELERLQHASTTVHN
- the LOC117222033 gene encoding uncharacterized protein LOC117222033 isoform X1; translated protein: MKLESRGVLISNWYRRSRKRPLVGPTGSPFLDATLVTQTRACRWFRKNKSVSVVKRGTFRDEAIISMSVAGEVTDTSIMEVGRSRPQFQYSREELMVIKTLPLSKRRPDFLDISYNNSRGVWDPERWHSGRKRSDTPPKDERAGRGDQVAENHAKRRNGDPRERIRKEQDGIVLSPQRRSFNSGCFVNVICNQSSNRRPESPIGKTEVSHREPVRRIGSGRILARDIWNFRPENEKLEPERTDFTFRSGATGGTTIRDREHRDTRDGKDRETVRERDRERDNLRERDERNERYERRSFGRDYGDRERERDRDRGAERNDRNHQPDREKDRGRERRFSNDRRRTYSENRNDADEPEWFSSGPTSQHDTIELRGFEDIPEEKALSNSGSAKNKKQAPLQKKRGKKSSVEKDEKQIENSAGPKGRSTPTTMDQPMNVVAAPHSPISEQNESSSLIQKTNHESNESVITEPSCEITDNSSITNRNQEDAHPDFNLDDFLKSDTFPGVPGLLTNGVGTNGGTCSRFSQWFKRESPVQQVDSRRTSIQDDILNNLLNDITEPNIQIPSVTESNTYFAPISPANTTTNTVTSTTGVKLLEMLQRGNKPSQNGQGDATSSIAPLMKNTTIKDMEVGGKVVHSLEDLEARMRGGAPPPTSAIDQPRVNKTEDLSAFKKLLAQVTGGQAIPAANGPISQKQPVTLMQLLNSQLKTQPIASQQSVPEPVHSTFNHVGSLGPTQHPHQAQMQHENLMKVLQIQQQQKQQQQQQHQQQQHQQQQQQQHSDMLSIMMGGQRILGVSPVPPEMQMMLNNVPTSQELLQRPEAQAIIQGLQQGEITRQHLIQQLQNPAMQHRHREVLVNILKMYGGTTPRTVSPHPTAPTPQDHILQQMLYQQQQQRIPSPMNNAYCPPSIISPNLTASPSTLTVQHPVMQHRVPSPREIAMHAQTIMQNTLIKKKLEEQRENYRKRQDQQQQHQQHQQQQQQQQQAQQRTSSPVNSSAKQTMSPTPLAFTPTSVLRKMTADKEPEGNSNDPSKLASQSQASQMQHMQSAVQLLTQISRHNALRPQSVQSTWSNSSIKQHSGRPIVKGGGNAGTQFQYSGNSDFQQQQQQQQHRTVSGVYGNPVRSKHTMTTNMPHHNVPQYNIAQNSMINQRSNTMNNQMKVQQAQSHLSNMQHQPQQQPQRSLNSQMQTVLNQNYNSNRADGRVMRSQQISMPVGRQTSPGLGYVGTNGGDLSPTSNQLARWFSPELLAQARAGKLPELVQTNVLSLEELERLQHASTTVHN
- the LOC117222033 gene encoding uncharacterized protein LOC117222033 isoform X4, whose protein sequence is MSQESVTNDKQLPTPKDEGDEAIISMSVAGEVTDTSIMEVGRSRPQFQYSREELMVIKTLPLSKRRPDFLDISYNNSRGVWDPERWHSGRKRSDTPPKDERAGRGDQVAENHAKRRNGDPRERIRKEQDGIVLSPQRRSFNSGCFVNVICNQSSNRRPESPIGKTEVSHREPVRRIGSGRILARDIWNFRPENEKLEPERTDFTFRSGATGGTTIRDREHRDTRDGKDRETVRERDRERDNLRERDERNERYERRSFGRDYGDRERERDRDRGAERNDRNHQPDREKDRGRERRFSNDRRRTYSENRNDADEPEWFSSGPTSQHDTIELRGFEDIPEEKALSNSGSAKNKKQAPLQKKRGKKSSVEKDEKQIENSAGPKGRSTPTTMDQPMNVVAAPHSPISEQNESSSLIQKTNHESNESVITEPSCEITDNSSITNRNQEDAHPDFNLDDFLKSDTFPGVPGLLTNGVGTNGGTCSRFSQWFKRESPVQQVDSRRTSIQDDILNNLLNDITEPNIQIPSVTESNTYFAPISPANTTTNTVTSTTGVKLLEMLQRGNKPSQNGQGDATSSIAPLMKNTTIKDMEVGGKVVHSLEDLEARMRGGAPPPTSAIDQPRVNKTEDLSAFKKLLAQVTGGQAIPAANGPISQKQPVTLMQLLNSQLKTQPIASQQSVPEPVHSTFNHVGSLGPTQHPHQAQMQHENLMKVLQIQQQQKQQQQQQHQQQQHQQQQQQQHSDMLSIMMGGQRILGVSPVPPEMQMMLNNVPTSQELLQRPEAQAIIQGLQQGEITRQHLIQQLQNPAMQHRHREVLVNILKMYGGTTPRTVSPHPTAPTPQDHILQQMLYQQQQQRIPSPMNNAYCPPSIISPNLTASPSTLTVQHPVMQHRVPSPREIAMHAQTIMQNTLIKKKLEEQRENYRKRQDQQQQHQQHQQQQQQQQQAQQRTSSPVNSSAKQTMSPTPLAFTPTSVLRKMTADKEPEGNSNDPSKLASQSQASQMQHMQSAVQLLTQISRHNALRPQSVQSTWSNSSIKQHSGRPIVKGGGNAGTQFQYSGNSDFQQQQQQQQHRTVSGVYGNPVRSKHTMTTNMPHHNVPQYNIAQNSMINQRSNTMNNQMKVQQAQSHLSNMQHQPQQQPQRSLNSQMQTVLNQNYNSNRADGRVMRSQQISMPVGRQTSPGLGYVGTNGGDLSPTSNQLARWFSPELLAQARAGKLPELVQTNVLSLEELERLQHASTTVHN
- the LOC117222033 gene encoding uncharacterized protein LOC117222033 isoform X2 — its product is MKLESRGVLISNWYRRSRKRPLVGPTGSPFLDATLVTQTRACRWFRKNKSVSVVKRGTFRDEAIISMSVAGEVTDTSIMEVGRSRPQFQYSREELMVIKTLPLSKRRPDFLDISYNNSRGVWDPERWHSGRKRSDTPPKDERAGRGDQVAENHAKRRNGDPRERIRKEQDGIVLSPQRRSFNSGCFVNVICNQSSNRRPESPIGKTEVSHREPVRRIGSGRILARDIWNFRPENEKLEPERTDFTFRSGATGGTTIRDREHRDTRDGKDRETVRERDRERDNLRERDERNERYERRSFGRDYGDRERERDRDRGAERNDRNHQPDREKDRGRERRFSNDRRRTYSENRNDADEPEWFSSGPTSQHDTIELRGFEDIPEEKALSNSGSAKNKKQAPLQKKRGKKSSVEKDEKQIENSAGPKGRSTPTTMDQPMNVVAAPHSPISEQNESSSLIQKTNHESNESVITEPSCEITDNSSITNRNQEDAHPDFNLDDFLKSDTFPGVPGLLTNGVGTNGGTCSRFSQWFKRESPVQQVDSRRTSIQDDILNNLLNDITEPNIQIPSVTESNTYFAPISPANTTTNTVTSTTGVKLLEMLQRGNKPSQNGQGDATSSIAPLMKNTTIKDMVGGKVVHSLEDLEARMRGGAPPPTSAIDQPRVNKTEDLSAFKKLLAQVTGGQAIPAANGPISQKQPVTLMQLLNSQLKTQPIASQQSVPEPVHSTFNHVGSLGPTQHPHQAQMQHENLMKVLQIQQQQKQQQQQQHQQQQHQQQQQQQHSDMLSIMMGGQRILGVSPVPPEMQMMLNNVPTSQELLQRPEAQAIIQGLQQGEITRQHLIQQLQNPAMQHRHREVLVNILKMYGGTTPRTVSPHPTAPTPQDHILQQMLYQQQQQRIPSPMNNAYCPPSIISPNLTASPSTLTVQHPVMQHRVPSPREIAMHAQTIMQNTLIKKKLEEQRENYRKRQDQQQQHQQHQQQQQQQQQAQQRTSSPVNSSAKQTMSPTPLAFTPTSVLRKMTADKEPEGNSNDPSKLASQSQASQMQHMQSAVQLLTQISRHNALRPQSVQSTWSNSSIKQHSGRPIVKGGGNAGTQFQYSGNSDFQQQQQQQQHRTVSGVYGNPVRSKHTMTTNMPHHNVPQYNIAQNSMINQRSNTMNNQMKVQQAQSHLSNMQHQPQQQPQRSLNSQMQTVLNQNYNSNRADGRVMRSQQISMPVGRQTSPGLGYVGTNGGDLSPTSNQLARWFSPELLAQARAGKLPELVQTNVLSLEELERLQHASTTVHN